In the Acidovorax sp. A79 genome, one interval contains:
- a CDS encoding diacylglycerol kinase family protein — MTPSERPVPARPHGPIHLVVPRRPGADLDLLRAKLEGVSALQAHNLVWHVPDQRGDIVALAGEAAHAARADGGLVVAAGGDGTINAVAAAVLRLGVPMGVVPMGTFNYFSREHGLALDPEVAVQDLLQALHAGDMRPVQVGYVNRQLFVVNASVGLYPKLLAEREKASRRFGRSRLVAVASAVWSMFRPAAGRRWRVVMKTHEGARDRQEEHLVTTLFVGNNPLQLDRMGLPQAQMVADGGKMAVVLLQPQGRWAVARTVWNAATGQLDRDGAVTSVACTELTVAPASWRPPQVKVAFDGERAWMAPPLHFRISARPLWLVASSTLIRDDASAPAPPAAMPVQHEGAPAAPPVEGMLPA, encoded by the coding sequence ATGACACCTTCAGAGCGTCCCGTTCCTGCCCGGCCCCACGGCCCCATCCACCTGGTGGTGCCCCGGCGCCCCGGCGCCGACCTGGACCTGCTGCGCGCCAAGCTCGAGGGCGTCTCGGCCCTGCAGGCGCACAACCTGGTGTGGCACGTGCCGGACCAGCGCGGCGACATCGTGGCGCTGGCGGGCGAGGCGGCGCATGCCGCGCGCGCCGACGGTGGCCTGGTGGTGGCCGCGGGCGGCGACGGCACCATCAACGCGGTGGCCGCCGCGGTCCTGCGCCTGGGTGTGCCCATGGGGGTGGTGCCGATGGGCACCTTCAACTATTTCAGCCGCGAACACGGCCTGGCGCTGGACCCCGAGGTGGCCGTGCAGGATCTGCTGCAGGCCCTGCATGCGGGCGACATGCGCCCCGTGCAGGTGGGCTATGTGAACCGCCAGCTGTTCGTGGTCAACGCCAGTGTCGGCCTGTACCCCAAGCTGCTGGCCGAGCGCGAGAAGGCGTCGCGGCGCTTTGGCCGCTCGCGCCTGGTGGCCGTGGCGTCGGCGGTGTGGAGCATGTTCCGGCCCGCGGCCGGCCGCCGCTGGCGTGTGGTGATGAAGACCCACGAGGGCGCACGGGACCGGCAGGAGGAGCACCTGGTCACCACGCTGTTCGTGGGCAACAACCCGCTGCAGCTCGACCGCATGGGCCTGCCCCAGGCGCAGATGGTGGCCGATGGCGGCAAGATGGCCGTCGTGCTGCTGCAGCCCCAGGGCCGCTGGGCCGTGGCGCGCACGGTGTGGAACGCGGCCACCGGCCAGCTCGACAGGGACGGCGCGGTGACCAGCGTGGCGTGCACGGAGCTGACGGTGGCCCCGGCCAGCTGGCGCCCGCCGCAGGTCAAGGTGGCTTTCGACGGCGAGCGCGCGTGGATGGCGCCGCCCCTGCATTTCCGGATCAGCGCGCGGCCGCTGTGGCTGGTGGCCTCGTCCACTCTGATCCGTGACGATGCCTCCGCGCCCGCGCCGCCGGCTGCCATGCCCGTGCAGCACGAAGGGGCGCCGGCCGCCCCTCCGGTGGAAGGGATGCTGCCGGCATGA
- a CDS encoding phosphatase PAP2 family protein encodes MTLPASDIGALLAQHPMAWWWAGTVAFALLGLGGLAGLRGLRRAAPPLRRLLPARARWVMIAAMGASACTLVLAGAAMAELADSGRAADGRWGVLDDALADGLRAQADTAVLRWFAALTHLGDSGVLAGLTLVVALALWLRRHRLLATGWFVAMAGNGALTKVLKEVFERVRPEHMHGVAQAQGYSFPSGHSSASMVAYAMLAYLTTRLLPRPWHAPAALLAGAFIFTTGWSRVVLHVHYASDVLAGWLLGGTWMVCTVLIMESVSRWRGPAPGAAAQRP; translated from the coding sequence ATGACCCTCCCCGCATCCGACATTGGCGCCCTGCTGGCGCAGCACCCCATGGCCTGGTGGTGGGCGGGCACGGTCGCCTTCGCGCTGCTGGGGCTGGGCGGCCTGGCGGGCCTGCGGGGCCTGCGCCGCGCGGCCCCGCCGCTGCGCCGGCTCCTGCCGGCACGGGCGCGCTGGGTGATGATCGCGGCCATGGGCGCGTCGGCCTGCACCCTGGTGCTGGCGGGCGCCGCGATGGCGGAGCTGGCCGACAGCGGGCGCGCCGCCGATGGCCGCTGGGGCGTGCTGGACGACGCCCTTGCCGACGGCCTGCGCGCGCAGGCGGACACCGCCGTGCTGCGCTGGTTCGCCGCGCTCACCCACCTGGGGGACTCGGGGGTGCTGGCCGGGCTGACGCTGGTGGTGGCCCTGGCGCTGTGGCTGCGCCGGCACCGGCTGCTGGCCACGGGCTGGTTCGTCGCCATGGCGGGAAACGGCGCCCTGACCAAAGTCCTCAAGGAGGTGTTCGAGCGTGTCCGGCCCGAGCACATGCACGGCGTGGCCCAGGCCCAGGGCTACAGCTTTCCCAGCGGCCACAGCAGCGCGTCGATGGTGGCGTACGCGATGCTGGCCTACCTGACCACGCGGCTGCTGCCCCGCCCCTGGCACGCACCCGCGGCGCTCCTGGCCGGCGCGTTCATCTTCACCACCGGCTGGAGCCGCGTGGTGCTGCATGTGCACTACGCCAGCGATGTGCTCGCGGGCTGGCTGCTGGGCGGCACCTGGATGGTGTGCACGGTGCTGATCATGGAGAGTGTGTCGCGCTGGCGCGGCCCCGCCCCCGGCGCTGCGGCGCAACGGCCATGA
- the urtD gene encoding urea ABC transporter ATP-binding protein UrtD: MTPDLMDEGARRIEARLAPAALGQTESGGRAAGFSRIATPGEVDITHGRILYLEDVNVSFDGFKAINNLSLDIAPGELRCIIGPNGAGKTTMMDIITGKTRPDSGTVYFGSTIDLLRHNEPEIASLGIGRKFQKPTVFEQLSVFENLELALKTHKGVTSSMFFRLDSAQSDRLAEILHTIHLADSVARMAGNLSHGQKQWLEIGMLLMQDPKLLLLDEPVAGMTDEETARTAELFLTLKGKHSLMVVEHDMGFIRTISEIVTVLCDGAVLAQGTLDQVQADERVIEVYLGR; this comes from the coding sequence ATGACCCCCGATCTGATGGACGAAGGCGCAAGGCGCATAGAGGCCAGGCTGGCGCCCGCCGCCCTGGGCCAGACCGAATCCGGCGGTCGTGCTGCAGGTTTCTCGCGCATTGCCACGCCCGGTGAGGTGGACATCACCCACGGCCGCATCCTGTACCTGGAAGATGTGAACGTGAGCTTTGATGGCTTCAAGGCCATCAACAACCTGAGCCTCGATATCGCGCCCGGCGAGCTGCGCTGCATCATCGGGCCCAACGGTGCGGGCAAGACGACGATGATGGACATCATCACCGGCAAGACGCGGCCCGACAGCGGCACAGTGTACTTCGGCTCGACCATCGACCTCTTGCGCCACAACGAGCCGGAGATCGCGAGCTTGGGCATAGGCCGCAAATTCCAGAAGCCCACGGTGTTCGAGCAGCTCAGCGTGTTCGAGAACCTGGAGCTGGCCTTGAAGACGCACAAGGGCGTGACGTCGAGCATGTTCTTCCGGCTGGATTCCGCGCAGTCGGACCGGCTGGCGGAGATTCTGCACACCATCCACCTGGCCGACAGCGTGGCGCGCATGGCAGGGAACCTGAGCCATGGGCAAAAGCAGTGGCTGGAGATCGGGATGCTGCTGATGCAGGACCCCAAGCTGCTGTTGCTCGACGAGCCCGTGGCGGGCATGACGGACGAGGAGACGGCGCGCACGGCGGAGCTGTTCCTCACGCTCAAGGGCAAGCACTCGCTGATGGTGGTGGAGCATGACATGGGGTTCATCCGCACCATTTCGGAGATCGTGACCGTGTTGTGCGACGGGGCGGTGCTGGCGCAGGGCACGCTGGACCAGGTGCAGGCGGATGAGCGGGTGATCGAGGTCTATCTGGGGCGGTGA
- a CDS encoding metallophosphoesterase, protein MDVLMHLSDLHFGAHDPDVCAAAQRLAQRLGVSMAVVSGDLTQRATASQFEQAGRFVQGLHARSTLVLAGNHDLPLFAWWMRWGRSYERFASQFGVDHEPVRQAGAFYVVGVNTTRAWRHERGSLSSAQIHHVADLLARAPPDAWRIVASHHPLVARDPADRAHRPHRADEALQCWRSAGAQMLLSGHAHQPALLNPLPGLWASHAGTAVSYRLRHGSPNSLVVLTVEASGAVEGGWARYAARWDYDAASGEFQRVLRQTVG, encoded by the coding sequence ATGGACGTTCTGATGCACCTGTCGGATCTGCATTTCGGGGCGCACGATCCCGACGTGTGCGCCGCGGCCCAGCGGCTGGCGCAGCGGCTGGGGGTGTCGATGGCGGTGGTGTCGGGCGACCTCACGCAGCGTGCCACCGCCAGCCAGTTCGAGCAGGCCGGGCGTTTTGTGCAGGGCCTGCACGCCCGCTCCACCCTGGTGCTCGCAGGCAACCATGACCTGCCGCTGTTTGCCTGGTGGATGCGCTGGGGGCGGTCGTACGAGCGTTTCGCGAGCCAGTTCGGGGTGGACCACGAACCCGTGCGGCAGGCGGGCGCGTTCTATGTGGTGGGCGTCAACACCACGCGTGCCTGGCGGCATGAACGCGGCAGCCTGTCGTCTGCCCAGATCCACCATGTGGCCGACCTCCTGGCCCGCGCCCCCCCCGATGCCTGGCGCATCGTGGCCAGCCACCACCCCCTGGTGGCGCGCGATCCGGCCGACCGCGCGCACCGCCCCCACCGGGCCGACGAGGCCCTGCAGTGCTGGCGCTCCGCCGGTGCGCAGATGCTGCTGTCGGGCCACGCCCACCAGCCTGCGCTGCTCAATCCCCTGCCCGGGCTGTGGGCCAGCCACGCGGGCACCGCCGTGTCGTACCGCCTGCGCCACGGCAGCCCCAACAGCCTGGTGGTGCTGACGGTCGAGGCATCCGGCGCGGTGGAGGGCGGCTGGGCGCGCTATGCCGCCCGCTGGGACTACGACGCGGCGTCGGGTGAATTCCAGCGCGTGCTGCGGCAGACCGTGGGCTAG
- the urtA gene encoding urea ABC transporter substrate-binding protein, with the protein MQRRYSLKALAAVATLAGLSALPAHAQETIKVGILHSLSGTMAISETVLKDTVLMAIDEINAKGGVLGKKLEPVVVDPASNWPLFAEKTKQLLGQDKVSVIFGCWTSVSRKSVLPVVEEMNGLLFYPVQYEGEELSKNVFYTGAAPNQQAIPAVDYLMSKDGGSAKRWVLLGTDYVYPRTTNKILRAYLKSKGVKDSDIDEKYTPFGHSDYQTIVADIKKFSQGGKTAVVSTINGDSNVPFYKELGNAGLKAKDVPVVAFSVGEEELRGVDTKPLVGHLAAWNYFQSIKSPANTEFIKKWSDYAKAKGIAGHKDKPLTNDPMEATYIGINMWKQAVEKAKSTDVDKVIAAMAGQTFKAPSGIVSKMDEKNHHLHKSVFIGEIKADGQFNVVWKTPGPVKAKPWSPYIEGNDKKKDEPDGKSKL; encoded by the coding sequence ATGCAACGTCGTTATTCCCTCAAGGCCCTTGCGGCCGTCGCTACGCTCGCTGGCCTGTCTGCGCTGCCAGCCCACGCGCAGGAGACCATCAAGGTCGGCATCCTGCACAGCCTCTCGGGCACCATGGCCATCTCGGAAACGGTGCTCAAGGACACCGTGCTGATGGCCATCGACGAGATCAACGCCAAGGGCGGCGTCTTGGGCAAGAAGCTCGAACCCGTGGTGGTGGACCCCGCCTCCAACTGGCCGCTGTTCGCGGAAAAGACCAAACAGCTGCTGGGCCAGGACAAGGTCTCGGTGATCTTCGGCTGCTGGACCAGCGTGAGCCGCAAGTCCGTGCTGCCCGTGGTCGAGGAAATGAACGGCCTGCTGTTCTACCCCGTGCAGTACGAGGGTGAGGAACTCTCCAAGAACGTGTTCTACACCGGCGCCGCGCCCAACCAGCAGGCCATCCCTGCGGTCGACTACCTGATGAGCAAGGACGGCGGCAGCGCCAAGCGCTGGGTGCTCCTGGGCACCGACTACGTGTACCCCCGCACCACCAACAAGATCCTGCGCGCCTACCTCAAGTCCAAGGGCGTGAAGGATTCGGACATCGACGAGAAGTACACCCCGTTTGGCCATTCGGACTACCAGACCATCGTGGCCGACATCAAGAAGTTCAGCCAGGGCGGCAAGACGGCCGTGGTGTCCACCATCAACGGCGACTCCAACGTGCCCTTCTACAAAGAGCTGGGCAACGCGGGCCTGAAGGCCAAGGACGTGCCGGTCGTCGCATTCAGCGTGGGCGAGGAAGAACTGCGCGGCGTGGACACCAAGCCGCTGGTGGGCCACCTGGCCGCCTGGAACTACTTCCAGTCCATCAAGAGCCCGGCCAACACCGAGTTCATCAAGAAGTGGAGCGACTACGCCAAGGCCAAGGGCATTGCCGGCCACAAGGACAAGCCGCTCACCAACGACCCGATGGAAGCCACCTACATCGGCATCAACATGTGGAAGCAGGCTGTCGAGAAGGCCAAGAGCACGGATGTGGACAAGGTGATCGCCGCCATGGCCGGCCAGACCTTCAAGGCACCGAGCGGCATCGTCAGCAAGATGGATGAGAAGAACCACCACCTGCACAAGAGCGTGTTCATCGGCGAGATCAAGGCCGACGGCCAGTTCAACGTGGTGTGGAAGACGCCGGGCCCGGTCAAGGCCAAGCCATGGTCTCCTTACATCGAAGGCAACGACAAGAAGAAGGACGAGCCGGACGGCAAGTCGAAGCTGTGA
- a CDS encoding molybdopterin cofactor-binding domain-containing protein — MVKRRTVLLGGAATAGALVIGWGVMPPRQRLHPADPVPSASGQAALNGWLKVGADNTVTVMMAKSEMGQGAHTGLAAILAEELDADWAQVRLEMAPIDDIYNNLATVVDGLPFHPDNDGSMKAAAGWLTAKTMREVGVMMTGGSSSIKDLWLPMREAGAHARALLIRAAAAQWNVQAAECTANAGVVEHVAGQRATFGELAALAAQQPMRGKVTLKEPAQFKLIGKPLTRIEAPSKLDGSAVYGIDAHPPGLLHASVVMCPTRGGKVARFDAAAARKLPGVKHVLAVAPLHGGTGAVAVIADTPWHARKAAAAVTVEWDHGPAATLSSDAVMARMAQALDQAKGFGYHSTGDVDAALQGAASTITADYRAPYLAHAALEPINCTVQFKDGAATVWTSTQVPGLARRAAAKALGIDEEKVTVHQLLLGGGFGRRLEVDYVGQAAAIAQAAGGAPVQTLWTREQDTQHDFYRPACMARFKAGFDAQGHLVAWHNISVGQAIVPQVLVRTFGLAGAGPDKTTSEGAFDQPYEWPHARIAHEVVDVPLPVGFWRSVGHSHQAFFKESFVDEAAAAARQDPVAFRAALLQKHPRHLKVLHKAAELADWGKPLAPGAAGGQRARGVALHQSFGSIVAQVAEVSVGADKAIRVHRVVCVIDCGAAINPNLIAQQMESAVVFGLTAALHGEVTVKDGQVQQGNFHDYPLLRMADCPRVETHIIDSAEPPEGVGEPGLPPIAPAVANALFALTRQRLRALPLKLA, encoded by the coding sequence ATGGTGAAACGACGCACAGTGCTCCTCGGTGGCGCCGCGACAGCGGGCGCGCTGGTCATTGGCTGGGGCGTGATGCCGCCGCGCCAGCGCCTGCACCCGGCCGACCCGGTGCCCAGCGCCAGCGGGCAGGCGGCGCTGAACGGCTGGCTCAAGGTGGGCGCCGACAACACCGTGACGGTGATGATGGCCAAATCCGAAATGGGCCAGGGCGCGCACACGGGCCTGGCCGCCATCCTGGCGGAAGAGCTGGATGCCGACTGGGCGCAGGTGCGGCTGGAGATGGCGCCCATCGACGACATCTACAACAACCTGGCCACCGTGGTGGACGGCCTGCCCTTCCACCCCGACAACGACGGCTCGATGAAGGCCGCGGCGGGCTGGCTCACGGCCAAGACCATGCGCGAGGTGGGCGTGATGATGACGGGCGGATCGAGCAGCATCAAGGACCTATGGCTGCCCATGCGCGAGGCCGGCGCCCACGCGCGCGCCCTGCTGATCCGCGCCGCCGCCGCGCAATGGAACGTGCAGGCGGCGGAGTGCACGGCCAACGCGGGCGTGGTGGAACATGTGGCCGGCCAGCGCGCCACGTTTGGCGAACTGGCCGCCCTGGCCGCGCAGCAGCCCATGCGGGGCAAGGTCACGCTGAAGGAACCCGCGCAGTTCAAGCTCATCGGCAAGCCGCTCACGCGCATCGAGGCGCCTTCCAAGCTGGATGGCTCGGCCGTGTACGGCATCGACGCCCACCCACCCGGCCTGCTGCATGCCAGCGTGGTGATGTGCCCCACGCGCGGCGGCAAGGTGGCGCGCTTTGATGCAGCCGCCGCCCGGAAGCTGCCGGGCGTGAAACACGTGCTGGCCGTGGCGCCCCTGCACGGCGGCACCGGCGCCGTGGCCGTGATCGCCGACACGCCCTGGCACGCCAGGAAGGCCGCCGCCGCTGTCACCGTGGAATGGGACCACGGCCCCGCCGCCACGCTGTCGAGCGACGCCGTGATGGCGCGCATGGCGCAGGCGCTGGACCAGGCCAAGGGCTTTGGCTACCACAGCACGGGCGACGTGGATGCGGCCCTGCAGGGCGCGGCCAGCACCATCACCGCGGACTACCGCGCGCCCTACCTGGCCCACGCGGCGCTGGAGCCCATCAACTGCACGGTGCAATTCAAGGACGGGGCCGCCACCGTGTGGACATCCACCCAGGTGCCGGGCCTGGCCCGCAGGGCAGCCGCCAAGGCGCTGGGCATCGACGAAGAGAAAGTGACCGTGCACCAGCTGCTGCTGGGGGGCGGCTTTGGGCGGCGGCTGGAGGTGGACTACGTGGGCCAGGCCGCCGCCATCGCCCAGGCCGCCGGGGGCGCGCCGGTGCAGACGCTGTGGACCCGCGAGCAGGACACGCAGCACGACTTCTACCGCCCCGCCTGCATGGCCCGCTTCAAGGCAGGGTTTGATGCGCAGGGACACCTGGTGGCGTGGCACAACATCTCCGTGGGCCAGGCCATCGTGCCGCAGGTGCTGGTGCGCACCTTTGGCCTGGCGGGCGCGGGCCCCGACAAGACCACGTCCGAAGGTGCCTTCGACCAGCCCTACGAATGGCCCCATGCGCGCATCGCGCATGAGGTGGTCGACGTGCCCCTGCCCGTGGGCTTCTGGCGCTCGGTGGGGCATTCGCACCAGGCGTTCTTCAAGGAGAGTTTTGTGGACGAGGCCGCCGCAGCGGCCAGGCAGGACCCGGTGGCCTTCCGCGCCGCGCTGCTGCAAAAACACCCGCGCCACTTGAAGGTGCTGCACAAGGCGGCCGAGCTGGCGGACTGGGGCAAGCCGCTGGCGCCAGGCGCGGCGGGCGGGCAGCGCGCGCGGGGCGTGGCGCTGCACCAGTCGTTCGGCTCCATCGTGGCCCAGGTGGCCGAGGTGTCGGTGGGCGCCGACAAGGCCATCCGCGTGCACCGCGTGGTGTGCGTGATCGACTGCGGCGCGGCCATCAATCCCAACCTGATCGCGCAGCAGATGGAAAGCGCCGTGGTGTTCGGCCTCACGGCGGCGCTGCACGGCGAGGTCACGGTCAAGGACGGGCAGGTGCAGCAGGGCAACTTCCATGACTACCCGCTGCTGCGCATGGCCGACTGCCCGCGCGTGGAGACCCACATCATCGACAGCGCCGAGCCGCCCGAAGGCGTGGGCGAACCCGGCTTGCCGCCGATCGCGCCCGCTGTGGCGAATGCGCTGTTTGCCCTGACCAGGCAGCGCCTGCGCGCCCTGCCGCTGAAGCTGGCCTGA
- the urtC gene encoding urea ABC transporter permease subunit UrtC, producing the protein MNTPAIQLPAPAPLLTRGGWSAFIVALIVVCAVAPVLNLWVPAGSALHLSDYAVALLGKIMCYAICALAMDLIWGYTGILSLGHGLFFALGGYVMGMYLMRQIGRDGNYQSDLPDFMVFLDWKELPWHWMLSDSFVATLILIVAVPGVIAFVFGYFAFRSRIKGVYFSIITQAMTYAAMLLFFRNETGFGGNNGFTDFKRILGQPIATQNMRMLLFVMTGVTLLVFFLLARWLVRSKFGRVLQAVRDAETRVMFSGYSPLPYKLTIWTISAMMCGVAGALYVPQVGIINPGEMSAANSIEIAVWAAVGGRATLIGPIVGAFIVNGAKSWLTVTAPEFWLYFLGALFIAVTLFLPDGVVGLVKKLKKNKKTEGAAP; encoded by the coding sequence ATGAATACCCCTGCTATCCAACTCCCCGCACCCGCGCCGCTGCTCACGCGCGGCGGCTGGTCGGCCTTCATCGTGGCGCTCATCGTGGTGTGCGCCGTGGCACCCGTGCTCAACCTGTGGGTGCCGGCCGGCAGTGCGCTGCACCTGTCCGACTACGCCGTGGCGCTGCTCGGCAAGATCATGTGCTACGCCATCTGCGCGCTGGCCATGGACTTGATCTGGGGCTACACCGGCATCCTGAGCCTGGGCCATGGCCTGTTCTTCGCCTTGGGCGGCTACGTGATGGGCATGTACCTCATGCGCCAGATCGGCCGCGACGGCAACTACCAGAGCGACCTGCCCGACTTCATGGTGTTCCTCGACTGGAAGGAGCTGCCCTGGCACTGGATGCTGTCCGACAGCTTCGTTGCCACCTTGATCCTCATCGTGGCGGTACCTGGCGTGATCGCGTTCGTGTTCGGCTACTTCGCCTTCCGCTCGCGCATCAAGGGCGTGTATTTCTCGATCATCACGCAGGCCATGACGTATGCGGCCATGCTGCTGTTCTTCCGCAACGAGACGGGCTTTGGCGGCAACAACGGCTTCACGGATTTCAAGCGCATCCTGGGCCAGCCCATTGCCACGCAGAACATGCGCATGCTGCTGTTCGTGATGACGGGCGTCACGCTCTTGGTATTCTTCCTGCTGGCGCGCTGGCTGGTGCGCAGCAAGTTCGGCCGCGTGCTGCAGGCGGTGCGCGATGCCGAGACGCGCGTCATGTTCTCGGGCTACTCGCCACTGCCCTACAAGCTCACCATCTGGACCATCAGCGCCATGATGTGCGGCGTGGCGGGCGCGCTGTACGTGCCCCAGGTCGGCATCATCAACCCCGGCGAGATGAGCGCCGCCAACTCCATCGAGATCGCGGTGTGGGCCGCGGTGGGCGGCCGTGCCACGCTGATCGGACCCATCGTGGGCGCCTTCATCGTCAATGGTGCCAAGAGCTGGCTCACCGTGACGGCGCCGGAGTTCTGGCTGTATTTCCTCGGTGCGCTGTTCATCGCCGTGACGCTGTTCCTGCCCGATGGCGTGGTGGGCCTGGTGAAGAAGCTGAAGAAAAACAAGAAGACCGAAGGAGCCGCGCCATGA
- the urtE gene encoding urea ABC transporter ATP-binding subunit UrtE, translating to MLTVQNINQYYGGSHILRDVSLTAQAGKVTVLLGRNGVGKTTLLKSLMGLIPIRSGGITFDGKPIDKATPYDRARAGIGFVPQGREIFGRLTVEENLRMGLAYKSGATPVPPHLYELFPVLKQMLGRRGGDLSGGQQQQLAIARALAPGPRLLILDEPTEGIQPSIIKDIGRVIRMLADKGEMAILLCEQYYDFAQELADDYLVMERGEVIARGPGSEMEAKGIRNLVAI from the coding sequence ATGCTCACCGTCCAGAACATCAACCAGTACTACGGCGGCTCCCACATCCTGCGTGATGTGAGCCTCACGGCGCAGGCCGGCAAGGTCACCGTGCTGCTCGGCCGCAACGGCGTCGGCAAGACCACGCTGCTCAAAAGCCTCATGGGCCTGATTCCCATCAGGAGCGGGGGCATCACGTTCGACGGCAAGCCCATCGACAAGGCCACGCCGTACGACCGTGCCCGCGCAGGCATCGGCTTTGTCCCCCAGGGGCGCGAGATTTTCGGCCGCCTCACGGTGGAAGAAAACCTGCGCATGGGCCTGGCCTACAAGAGCGGCGCCACCCCCGTGCCGCCACACCTGTACGAGCTGTTCCCCGTGCTCAAGCAGATGCTCGGCCGCCGGGGCGGCGACCTTTCGGGCGGGCAGCAGCAGCAGCTGGCCATCGCCCGGGCGCTGGCGCCGGGGCCGCGCCTCTTGATCCTGGACGAGCCCACCGAGGGCATCCAGCCCAGCATCATCAAGGACATCGGCCGCGTGATCCGCATGCTGGCCGACAAGGGCGAGATGGCCATCCTGCTGTGCGAGCAGTACTACGACTTCGCGCAGGAGCTGGCCGACGACTACCTGGTGATGGAGCGTGGTGAGGTCATCGCGCGCGGCCCTGGCAGCGAGATGGAGGCCAAGGGCATCCGCAACCTCGTCGCGATCTGA
- the urtB gene encoding urea ABC transporter permease subunit UrtB, with translation MLSSFFSRLIACLLLCTTVQAHALTAEAARAMAAGDTDDRIAALQKAIATPDEATLAFIRAMGEDAVKIAGDKAIVIKGDKGLDPVTGAEVPVPDDAEDIVNNNRMRGEFDTALASLQLMSTDIAQRRSAIEALREETDEARLPLVEKALAAEQDAALKGRLASIRARILLSSSDAANRLEAAQHLAASGNPATRTVLLEQLRNEQDPKVKAALQAALKTVEDSLKWGERLAAMFTGISLGSILLLVALGLAITYGLMGVINMAHGELMMIGAYATYVMQGVFQRYFPGAFDWYLVAAVPAAFMASALMGAVLERGVIRFLYGRPLETLLATWGISLMLQQLVRTVFGAQNVGVENPSWMSGGVQLMENLQLPWNRVIIVAFALAVLGGVAFLISKTRLGLFVRGVTQNRPIASCMGVNTARVDTYAFALGSGIAGLAGCALSQVGNVGPDLGQGYIVDSFMVVVLGGVGQLAGTVYAALGLGVLNKFLEGWTGAVLAKIAVLVFIIIFIQKRPQGIFAVKGRTAD, from the coding sequence ATGCTTTCTTCATTCTTTTCTCGCTTGATCGCCTGCCTGCTGTTGTGCACAACGGTGCAGGCGCACGCGCTCACGGCCGAGGCTGCACGGGCCATGGCGGCGGGTGATACCGACGACCGGATCGCCGCGCTGCAGAAAGCCATCGCCACGCCCGACGAGGCCACTTTGGCGTTTATCCGTGCGATGGGTGAGGACGCCGTGAAGATCGCGGGCGACAAGGCCATCGTGATCAAGGGCGACAAGGGGCTGGACCCCGTGACCGGCGCCGAGGTGCCGGTGCCTGACGACGCCGAAGACATCGTCAACAACAATCGCATGCGCGGCGAGTTCGACACTGCATTGGCTTCGCTCCAGCTGATGTCCACCGACATTGCACAACGCCGCAGCGCCATCGAAGCGCTGCGCGAAGAGACCGACGAGGCCCGCCTGCCGCTGGTTGAGAAGGCCCTGGCCGCCGAGCAGGACGCAGCTCTCAAGGGGCGCCTGGCCAGCATCCGCGCGCGCATCCTCCTGAGCAGCAGCGATGCCGCCAATCGCCTGGAAGCCGCCCAGCACCTGGCCGCCAGTGGCAACCCCGCCACGCGCACGGTGCTGCTGGAGCAGCTGCGCAACGAACAAGATCCCAAGGTCAAGGCCGCCCTGCAGGCGGCACTCAAGACGGTGGAAGACAGCCTGAAATGGGGCGAGCGTCTGGCGGCGATGTTCACGGGCATCAGCCTGGGCTCCATCCTGCTGCTGGTGGCGCTGGGCCTGGCCATCACCTACGGCCTCATGGGCGTGATCAACATGGCCCATGGCGAGCTGATGATGATCGGCGCCTACGCCACCTACGTCATGCAGGGCGTGTTCCAGCGCTACTTTCCGGGCGCGTTCGACTGGTACCTGGTGGCCGCCGTGCCCGCCGCCTTCATGGCCTCGGCGCTCATGGGCGCGGTGCTCGAGCGCGGCGTGATCCGCTTCCTGTACGGCCGCCCGCTGGAGACCTTGCTGGCCACCTGGGGCATCAGCCTGATGCTGCAGCAGCTGGTGCGCACCGTGTTCGGCGCGCAGAACGTGGGTGTGGAAAACCCCTCGTGGATGAGCGGCGGCGTGCAGCTCATGGAGAACCTGCAACTGCCCTGGAACCGCGTGATCATCGTGGCGTTTGCGCTGGCGGTGTTGGGCGGCGTGGCCTTTCTCATCAGCAAGACGCGCCTGGGTTTGTTCGTGCGCGGCGTCACGCAGAACCGCCCTATCGCCTCGTGCATGGGTGTGAACACGGCGCGTGTCGATACCTACGCCTTCGCGCTGGGCTCCGGCATTGCGGGCCTGGCAGGCTGTGCCCTCAGCCAGGTGGGCAATGTGGGCCCGGACCTGGGCCAGGGCTACATCGTCGATTCGTTCATGGTGGTGGTGCTCGGCGGCGTGGGCCAGCTGGCCGGCACCGTGTATGCCGCGCTCGGCCTGGGCGTGCTCAACAAGTTCCTCGAAGGCTGGACGGGCGCCGTGCTGGCCAAGATCGCCGTGCTGGTGTTCATCATCATCTTCATCCAGAAGCGGCCGCAGGGCATCTTCGCGGTGAAGGGCCGTACGGCGGATTGA